A genomic region of Desulfosarcina ovata subsp. ovata contains the following coding sequences:
- a CDS encoding ABC transporter ATP-binding protein translates to MLSLHDITLSFTRYETGLIRKELPVLNGLDLVVKKNELVGVVGASGSGKSLLAHAVLGILPANANLTGTMEFKGAPLTHKRQQAVRGKEIALIPQSITFLDPLQRIGEQVRRAAILSGVDKKTAILRQKAAFERYQLPPSTARLFPFQLSGGMVRRALLATATVGNADLLIADEPTPGLQPQIVSESLSHFRELADSGKGVLLITHELDAVLHVADKIAVFYGGTILEEASANDFDHGGKNLRHPFTRALWEALPGNAFKTSFFSREGPGSLVQGCPLYQYCAAKTDLCAIQPPIGRRLNGGFVRCHNA, encoded by the coding sequence ATGCTGTCGCTCCACGATATTACCCTCTCTTTTACCCGCTACGAAACCGGCTTGATCCGCAAAGAGCTGCCTGTTTTGAATGGGTTGGATCTCGTTGTTAAAAAAAATGAACTAGTTGGGGTCGTTGGTGCCAGTGGTTCGGGAAAAAGCCTCCTTGCCCATGCCGTGCTTGGAATTCTTCCGGCCAACGCAAATCTGACCGGAACGATGGAATTCAAAGGCGCCCCCCTGACACACAAGCGGCAACAAGCTGTTCGTGGGAAGGAAATTGCGCTGATTCCGCAATCCATTACCTTCCTGGACCCGCTGCAACGCATCGGCGAACAGGTACGCCGTGCGGCGATCTTAAGCGGAGTAGATAAAAAAACCGCTATCCTGCGTCAGAAAGCCGCTTTCGAGCGTTACCAACTGCCTCCATCAACAGCCCGTCTTTTCCCATTCCAACTCTCGGGAGGTATGGTCCGTCGAGCACTGCTGGCCACGGCAACTGTCGGCAACGCCGATCTGCTCATCGCCGATGAACCGACGCCCGGTCTTCAACCGCAGATTGTCAGCGAATCCCTCAGCCATTTTCGCGAGCTTGCCGACAGCGGTAAAGGGGTTCTGTTGATTACCCACGAGTTAGATGCCGTCCTCCATGTAGCGGATAAAATAGCGGTATTCTACGGCGGAACAATCTTGGAAGAGGCGTCGGCAAACGACTTCGATCATGGCGGAAAAAACCTCAGGCACCCGTTTACCCGCGCACTGTGGGAAGCGCTGCCGGGCAATGCATTTAAAACCTCTTTTTTTTCACGGGAAGGACCCGGTTCGCTTGTACAAGGCTGTCCACTTTATCAATACTGCGCTGCAA